The following are from one region of the Capsicum annuum cultivar UCD-10X-F1 chromosome 1, UCD10Xv1.1, whole genome shotgun sequence genome:
- the LOC107854244 gene encoding 21 kDa protein gives MEKLVLPLILLLIFSIFFVEAVAIVPKFVELQCKRTRYPNLCASSLAAHLNPKSQDPQEIAQVALKVSIVKAVYTKNYLRIVSKELEQKKAKEYQVVKDCLDQMSDSVSQLTNSFKELQRMKSVEYSEGDFAWCQSNVQTWLSTVLTDSYICMDGFDGYPMSGKMMAMIKARVLNVAQVTSNTLALFNGYAAWHRANSNAGSGGYGKKEP, from the coding sequence atggaaaaactaGTCCTTCCCCTAATTTTACTTCtcattttctcaatcttttttgtTGAAGCAGTGGCAATTGTGCCTAAATTCGTAGAGTTACAATGCAAGCGCACTCGCTATCCAAATCTATGCGCAAGTTCTCTAGCAGCCCAtttaaatccaaaatcacaagatCCTCAAGAAATAGCTCAAGTTGCTTTGAAAGTGAGCATAGTCAAGGCAGTATACACAAAAAACTACTTGAGAATAGTGTCAAAGGAACTCGAACAAAAAAAGGCTAAGGAATATCAAGTGGTGAAAGATTGTTTAGATCAAATGTCAGATAGCGTTTCTCAGCTAACAAATTCATTCAAAGAGTTACAACGCATGAAGAGTGTAGAATATAGTGAAGGGGATTTTGCTTGGTGTCAAAGCAATGTTCAAACTTGGCTAAGTACTGTGCTGACTGATTCATATATTTGCATGGATGGGTTTGATGGGTACCCTATGAGTGGTAAAATGATGGCTATGATTAAAGCTAGGGTGCTTAATGTTGCACAAGTTACTAGTAATACTTTGGCTTTGTTTAATGGATATGCAGCTTGGCATAGGGCTAACTCTAATGCTGGTAGTGGTGGCTATGGGAAAAAAGAACCTTAA
- the LOC107854252 gene encoding uncharacterized protein LOC107854252, giving the protein MSGQVCMVMRVNLDCPSCCRKMRKIILRRKEIEMHLIEKQHNRVSIFGRFDPADTAIRIRKKMNRRVEILDVRLPENGDGQAEEMHHAPGGTD; this is encoded by the exons ATGTCAGGACAG GTATGCATGGTGATGCGGGTTAATCTGGATTGCCCTTCATGTTGCAGGAAAATGAGAAAGATCATTCTCCGAAGGAAAG AAATAGAGATGCACCTGATAGAGAAGCAACACAACAGAGTAAGCATATTCGGACGGTTCGATCCGGCAGATACAGCTATAAGAATCAGGAAAAAAATGAACCGGAGAGTAGAGATTTTGGACGTTCGATTACCTGAAAACGGGGATGGACAGGCTGAGGAGATGCATCATGCCCCAGGTGGCACTGATTAG
- the LOC107872972 gene encoding eukaryotic translation initiation factor 2 subunit gamma, translating into MAQREIMEQDLMELDVKKLHPLSPEVISRQPTINIGLIGHVAHGKTTVVRAISGIQTTRFKCELERNITVKLGYANAKIYKCEDESCPQPLCYKSYGSGKEDNPACDVPGFKNCRMRLHRHVSFVDCPGHEILMTRMLSGATIMDGAFLLIAANESCPQPQTLEHLSAVDILKLQNLIVLQNKVDMVQEDQARNQYKAIREFLKGTVAEGAPVVPISSQLNYNIDAVCEYITKIPIPKRDFVSPPHMIVVRSFDVNKPGCGISDMKGGVVGGTITKGVLKVNQIVELRPGIIDKNADGKTICKPIYSRIMSLFAEQNKLQFAVPGGLIGVGTSMDPALSRSDKLVGQVLGDVGTLPEVYIKLKIRNIKLLHRHVGVEKNDTGKQVSNLAKGEVLMLNILSMATGANIITVRKDCVTLQLTAPVCTGIAEKVVLSRRVGGHWRLIGWGEIEDGVALDVPATPTEIFS; encoded by the exons ATGGCTCAGAGAGAGATAATGGAGCAGGATTTAATGGAGCTCGATGTGAAGAAACTACATCCACTTTCACCTGAAGTTATATCCAGGCAGCCTACAATCAACATTG GCCTCATTGGCCATGTAGCACATGGCAAAACAACTGTTGTGAGGGCAATCTCTGGTATCCAG ACTACTCGATTCAAATGTGAACTGGAACGTAACATAACTGTGAAACTTGGATATGCAAATGCAAAAATTTACAAATGTGAGGATGAAAGCTGCCCGCAACCCTTGTGCTACAA GTCATATGGAAGTGGTAAAGAAGATAATCCTGCATGTGACGTTCCTGGATTCAAAAACTGCAGGATGAGACTGCATAGACATGTTTCTTTTGTAGATTGCCCG GGGCACGAGATACTGATGACTAGAATGCTGAGCGGAGCAACAATTATGGATGGAGCTTTCCTTCTAATAGCTGCCAATGAAAGTTGTCCTCAGCCCCAAACTCTAGAGCATTTATCTGCTGTTGACATCTTGAAGCTTCAAAACCTAATCGTTCTTCAGAACAAAGTTGACATGGTACAGGAGGATCAAGCTAGAAATCAGTATAAAGCAATTCGAGAATTTCTGAAG GGGACAGTAGCGGAAGGTGCACCAGTTGTACCTATTTCCTCGCAGCTTAATTACAACATTGATGCTGTTTGTGAATATATTACAAAGATTCCCATTCCTAAAAGAGACTTTGTATCACCTCCCCATATGATTGTGGTTCGATCTTTCGATGTGAATAAACCTGGTTGCGGGATTAGTGACATGAAAGGTGGTGTTGTAGGTGGAACTATCACTAAG GGTGTTCTAAAGGTAAATCAGATTGTTGAGCTTCGTCCAGGCATCATTGACAAAAATGCAGATGGAAAAACCATCTGTAAACCAATATATTCCAGAATTATGTCGTTGTTTGCAGAGCAAAATAAACTTCAGTTTGCTGTGCCAGGAGGCCTTATTGGGGTTGGCACATCAATGGATCCTGCCCTATCACGCAGTGATAAGCTTGTTGGTCAAGTTCTTGGAGACGTGGGTACACTCCCTGAAGTGTATATTAAACTTAAg ATCAGGAATATTAAACTGCTGCATCGGCATGTAGGTGTTGAGAAAAATGACACAGGAAAGCAGGTATCAAATCTGGCGAAGGGTGAGGTTCTAATGTTGAATATTTTGTCCATGGCAACTGGGGCTAATATTATTACAGTGAGAAAAGATTGTGTGACGTTGCAACTAACTGCACCCGTATGCACTGGCATAGCTGAGAAGGTGGTGCTCAGCCGTCGAGTTGGTGGCCACTGGCGTCTCATTGGGTGGGGTGAGATTGAAGATGGAGTGGCACTAGATGTGCCAGCTACACCCACAGAGATATTCTCTTAG